A DNA window from Novipirellula aureliae contains the following coding sequences:
- a CDS encoding zinc-dependent metalloprotease family protein, with amino-acid sequence MMLHSRIPLLLAGILAFVGSLSQDADAAVVTTQEASLNSIFSQGSFAADPIGFRFNASITIIDPDLTTIDSSAEFSTLGSLASGPSSTIQLFYVDAINWCGSPGTNIVGCGANPGNLIVLNSLAAAHPLYGPELIAHEMGHNLGLGHTGGAGLMGPMLNLDTSLSAAEVTTIRSSPLVQLDALGYYINVTPVLVQATAVPEPGSLALLTLFGVVFCVVRRRRVRR; translated from the coding sequence ATGATGCTTCACTCTCGTATTCCTCTCCTGCTCGCTGGTATCCTCGCTTTCGTTGGCTCTTTGTCTCAGGACGCCGACGCAGCGGTTGTCACGACGCAGGAAGCTAGTTTGAACTCGATCTTTTCTCAAGGGTCGTTTGCTGCCGATCCGATCGGTTTTCGGTTTAACGCGTCAATCACGATCATCGATCCTGATTTGACCACGATCGATTCATCGGCAGAATTCAGCACCCTTGGTTCCTTGGCTAGCGGTCCCTCGTCAACGATCCAACTGTTTTACGTCGATGCAATCAATTGGTGTGGCTCGCCAGGAACCAACATCGTCGGCTGTGGGGCGAATCCCGGGAACCTGATTGTACTGAACTCGCTCGCCGCTGCTCATCCGTTATATGGCCCCGAATTGATCGCCCATGAGATGGGGCACAATCTTGGTTTGGGGCACACAGGTGGTGCTGGATTGATGGGACCGATGTTGAATCTGGATACGTCACTGTCGGCAGCCGAAGTGACGACGATCCGGTCGAGTCCTCTGGTGCAACTCGATGCACTCGGGTACTACATCAACGTGACGCCTGTACTCGTTCAAGCCACCGCTGTCCCCGAGCCAGGGTCGCTGGCGTTGTTAACGCTCTTTGGGGTTGTCTTCTGCGTTGTTCGTCGTCGCCGGGTCCGTCGGTAA
- a CDS encoding transposase: MIVLPSLLFGSAHASLGAADDLGRVIKKIRQRFPHVTIHVRADSGFAVPEMYDTLERLDGVLYSIGYQMNARVKRESSELLQQSVAAFESSGEAQRNFLLLDYRAKSWPRSRSIVVKCEVQSQGTNRRAVVTNRPGVSVCPGGVYDEYADRGESENRNKELKCELCCDRLSDHRYMANLFRVMMHSVAANLLVRIRQIVEXVPEIDXFANAEIPXEAQSPGXKRRHHTRRRRRDPXGXGHACTWRTHVIKVAXRVIVRTRRXRVQFSSSWPWANHLKRVADLLSGYARPDLNSA, from the coding sequence ATGATCGTGTTGCCAAGTTTGCTGTTCGGCTCGGCTCACGCCAGCTTGGGAGCTGCCGACGATCTGGGCCGAGTCATTAAAAAGATTCGCCAGCGATTCCCGCATGTGACCATTCACGTTCGTGCCGATTCAGGGTTCGCGGTCCCTGAAATGTATGACACATTGGAACGGCTCGATGGCGTTCTTTACAGCATCGGCTATCAGATGAATGCACGCGTTAAACGCGAAAGTAGCGAGCTTTTGCAGCAAAGTGTGGCCGCGTTCGAATCCTCCGGCGAGGCTCAACGGAACTTCCTCTTGCTTGATTACCGAGCGAAAAGCTGGCCGCGATCTCGCAGCATCGTGGTCAAGTGCGAGGTTCAATCCCAAGGGACTAATCGCCGCGCTGTGGTTACCAATCGCCCGGGTGTGAGTGTTTGTCCGGGCGGCGTTTATGACGAGTACGCCGATCGTGGCGAGAGCGAAAATCGTAACAAGGAACTCAAGTGTGAATTGTGTTGTGATCGCCTCAGTGACCATCGTTACATGGCCAATCTGTTCCGCGTGATGATGCACAGCGTTGCGGCGAACTTGCTGGTGCGAATTCGGCAGATTGTCGAGANAGTGCCTGAGATTGATNAGTTCGCCAATGCNGAGATTCCTNTNGAAGCTCAGTCGCCTGGGGNCAAGCGTCGTCATCACACTCGCCGCCGTCGCCGCGACCCTNTGGGAGANGGTCACGCTTGCACGTGGCGGACTCACGTGATCAAGGTCGCGTNCCGAGTGATCGTCCGCACGCGGCGANTCCGNGTGCAATTCTCNTCGAGTTGGCCGTGGGCCAATCATCTCAAGCGTGTTGCGGATCTGCTATCGGGCTACGCTCGGCCCGACCTCAACAGTGCCTAA
- a CDS encoding bifunctional DNA primase/polymerase — translation MTFQATISKLHDAALTLADLGYAVFPCASGTKQPITPHGCNDATNDLDTIEDWWRKSPSANIGVSTNGIFVLDVDVGSHWLLEDPERSMDLAVAPLSLTARGGRQYFFRRPEGVAWKNWNSELAKFVDIKVDGGYVVVPPSVLEGGGRYRWAPTMELDVGPEDLPLPPQWLVDDLNRLSDGNSSDRVITTAVGGNRIPAGQRNGTLARLGGTMRRAGMSVDEIAAAIQETNRVRCVPPMDRDEVDRIAASVARYEPDQINVATIENHFEQDRRAAEEKLFNIVSSRDLDASQYDMEYLINGILVRGQPSMIAGPKKTLKTNISVDLALSLAEATPFLGKFDVNLARRVGVMSGESGAATIQETARRVARAKQLRLADCDGAVWCFDVPQLTNQEHIDAMKRVIEDHALDVLILDPTYLMMLGLGNDAGNLFIVGGLLKSIGELAQDTGCTPILCHHLKKSIADPYEPAELENIAWAGFQEFVRQWILLNRRVKYDPERGGYHELWMSVGGSAGHSGLWGVDVQEGTRDDPGGRRWDVSVLEASDAYELREQAGDLVSEEKQERRKQSKFDRRKXQIVESLSTFPMGESLRGISANVCMRDRTAKEALEILXDEGVVXTCQCQKGRSKFTGYKLVSQNGNTNDA, via the coding sequence TTGACTTTCCAAGCAACTATCTCCAAACTTCACGACGCCGCGCTCACGCTGGCCGATCTCGGCTACGCGGTATTTCCTTGCGCGTCAGGCACCAAGCAACCCATCACGCCGCATGGATGCAACGACGCGACGAACGACCTGGATACCATCGAGGATTGGTGGCGAAAATCGCCTTCGGCCAACATCGGCGTTTCGACCAATGGCATCTTCGTGCTTGACGTCGACGTCGGTAGCCATTGGTTGCTCGAAGATCCCGAGCGGTCGATGGACCTCGCCGTTGCACCGTTGTCGTTAACCGCACGAGGCGGCCGGCAATACTTCTTTCGCCGTCCCGAAGGCGTCGCGTGGAAGAACTGGAACAGCGAGCTTGCCAAGTTCGTCGACATTAAAGTCGATGGCGGTTACGTCGTTGTTCCGCCGTCGGTCCTCGAAGGCGGTGGGCGGTACCGCTGGGCACCGACCATGGAACTCGACGTCGGTCCGGAAGATCTGCCGTTGCCGCCGCAGTGGTTGGTCGATGATCTCAATCGTTTATCCGACGGCAACTCATCCGATCGTGTCATCACGACCGCGGTCGGCGGCAACCGAATCCCTGCCGGCCAACGCAACGGCACACTGGCCCGACTGGGCGGCACGATGCGGCGAGCCGGAATGTCGGTCGATGAAATCGCTGCCGCCATTCAGGAAACGAATCGAGTTCGCTGCGTTCCGCCAATGGATCGCGACGAGGTCGATCGGATCGCGGCCAGCGTTGCTCGGTACGAGCCTGATCAAATCAATGTCGCAACAATCGAGAATCACTTTGAGCAAGATCGTCGGGCCGCCGAAGAGAAGCTTTTCAACATCGTCTCCAGTCGCGATCTCGACGCGTCGCAGTACGACATGGAATACCTCATCAACGGAATCCTCGTCCGAGGACAACCGTCGATGATCGCCGGCCCAAAGAAAACGCTCAAAACCAATATCAGCGTCGACCTGGCGTTGTCGCTCGCCGAAGCGACACCGTTTCTTGGTAAATTCGATGTCAATCTAGCCCGACGCGTCGGCGTGATGTCAGGCGAGTCCGGTGCGGCAACGATTCAGGAAACCGCACGCCGAGTCGCGCGTGCCAAGCAACTCCGTTTGGCAGATTGCGACGGAGCTGTATGGTGTTTTGACGTTCCGCAACTGACCAACCAAGAACACATCGACGCAATGAAACGCGTGATTGAGGACCACGCACTTGACGTGCTGATCCTCGATCCGACCTATTTAATGATGCTCGGACTGGGCAACGACGCCGGCAACCTGTTCATCGTGGGCGGTCTGCTCAAATCTATCGGCGAGCTTGCTCAAGACACCGGCTGCACGCCGATCCTGTGTCACCACCTCAAGAAGAGCATTGCCGACCCGTACGAACCAGCGGAACTGGAAAACATCGCGTGGGCTGGCTTTCAAGAGTTCGTCCGTCAATGGATCTTGCTTAACCGACGCGTCAAATACGATCCCGAACGTGGCGGCTATCATGAACTATGGATGAGTGTGGGTGGCTCGGCCGGCCACAGCGGTTTGTGGGGCGTTGATGTACAAGAGGGAACGCGTGACGACCCCGGCGGACGTCGTTGGGACGTGAGCGTGCTGGAGGCGAGTGATGCGTACGAACTCCGTGAGCAGGCCGGTGACTTGGTATCGGAAGAAAAACAAGAACGACGGAAACAGTCAAAATTTGATCGCAGGAAACANCAGATTGTTGAGTCACTCAGCACTTTCCCAATGGGGGAATCCCTTCGTGGAATTAGTGCAAACGTCTGTATGCGAGACCGTACAGCCAAGGAAGCATTGGAGATTCTGATNGATGAAGGAGTAGTAGANACGTGCCAGTGTCAAAAGGGTCGAAGCAAGTTTACCGGATACAAACTGGTCTCCCAAAACGGAAATACAAACGATGCTTAA
- a CDS encoding NADAR family protein, producing the protein MTDSIKFYSTGDEYGEFSNFADYPIRIGKATWPTTEHYFQAMKFKSKSDQNEIRKANSPMLAARMGRDRKRTLRKDWESAKVNVMREALIAKFTQHDELRELLLSTGNAKIIEHTTNDDYWGDGGDGRGKNMLGRLLVEVRLRLREESEMTNSDQDEA; encoded by the coding sequence ATGACCGATTCGATCAAATTCTACAGCACGGGCGATGAATACGGCGAGTTTTCAAACTTTGCCGACTACCCGATTCGTATCGGGAAGGCGACATGGCCAACGACAGAGCACTACTTTCAGGCGATGAAGTTCAAGTCGAAATCCGACCAAAACGAAATTCGCAAAGCAAACTCACCGATGCTCGCAGCTAGAATGGGACGCGACCGAAAGCGAACGCTTCGCAAGGATTGGGAGTCGGCCAAGGTAAACGTAATGCGTGAAGCTCTAATCGCCAAGTTCACCCAGCACGACGAGCTTCGCGAACTTCTGCTCAGCACCGGCAACGCCAAAATCATTGAACACACTACCAACGATGATTACTGGGGCGACGGTGGTGACGGTCGCGGCAAAAACATGCTCGGACGCTTGCTGGTCGAAGTGCGTTTGCGACTGCGCGAGGAATCTGAGATGACGAACTCCGATCAAGATGAGGCGTAG
- a CDS encoding DNA modification methylase: MQVEMWSLDRIKPYENNPRINDDAVDAVVQSINEFGFRQPIVVDADGVIIVGHTRFKAAKKIGLTEVPVHVAVDMEPEAVRAYRIADNRTGENAEWDFDLLPLEMGALQDAGFNCELLGFDADELAMLLDPGVGQGLTDPDDVPEPPDDAITQRDDIWILGDHRLMCGDSTSVEDLDRLLNGATIQLCNTDPPYNVKVEPRSKNAIAAGNSSFEAGKGKTKDGPKKMRAKDRPLANDFVSDEEFDRLLKAWFGNIARVLEPGRCFYIWGGFSNIANYPPVLSSNGLYFSQAIIWDKMHPVMTRKDFMGAHEWAFYGWREGAGHKYFGPNNATDLWHVKKIPPQQLEHLTGKPAELAVKAMQYSSRKGDNVLDLFGGSGSTLIGAEQTGRKAFLMELDPPYCDVIVDRYQRFTGKPAILERTGESPIPVGKREENMR, translated from the coding sequence ATGCAGGTCGAAATGTGGTCGCTTGATCGAATCAAGCCTTACGAAAACAATCCGCGTATCAACGACGATGCAGTTGACGCGGTCGTTCAAAGCATCAACGAATTTGGTTTCCGCCAACCGATCGTTGTCGATGCCGACGGCGTCATCATCGTCGGCCATACGCGGTTCAAGGCCGCCAAGAAGATTGGGCTGACCGAAGTTCCGGTCCACGTCGCGGTCGACATGGAACCCGAAGCGGTCCGAGCCTACCGGATCGCCGACAACCGCACTGGCGAAAACGCGGAGTGGGATTTTGATCTACTTCCGCTCGAAATGGGAGCGTTGCAAGACGCAGGTTTCAATTGTGAACTGCTCGGTTTCGATGCCGACGAACTGGCGATGTTGCTTGATCCCGGTGTCGGCCAAGGATTGACAGATCCCGATGATGTCCCTGAGCCGCCCGACGACGCTATCACTCAACGTGATGACATTTGGATCCTCGGCGATCACCGTTTGATGTGTGGTGACTCGACCAGCGTTGAAGACCTGGACCGGCTTTTGAATGGCGCGACGATTCAATTGTGCAATACAGACCCGCCGTACAACGTGAAGGTTGAACCTCGTAGCAAGAACGCAATCGCGGCCGGCAACAGTTCCTTCGAAGCTGGCAAGGGCAAGACCAAAGACGGTCCTAAGAAGATGCGGGCCAAGGACCGACCACTGGCCAACGACTTTGTTTCGGACGAGGAGTTCGATCGGCTGCTGAAAGCCTGGTTCGGCAACATCGCTCGCGTTCTGGAACCCGGCCGATGCTTCTATATCTGGGGAGGCTTCTCGAACATCGCAAACTATCCGCCCGTGCTGTCATCAAACGGCTTGTATTTTTCGCAAGCCATCATCTGGGACAAGATGCACCCGGTCATGACGAGAAAGGATTTCATGGGTGCCCACGAATGGGCATTCTACGGATGGCGTGAAGGGGCGGGACACAAGTACTTCGGGCCGAACAACGCGACCGATCTTTGGCACGTAAAGAAGATTCCGCCACAACAATTGGAACACCTGACCGGCAAACCGGCGGAACTCGCTGTGAAGGCAATGCAGTATTCGTCTCGCAAAGGCGATAACGTGCTTGACTTGTTCGGCGGCAGCGGATCAACATTGATCGGCGCGGAGCAAACCGGACGCAAGGCGTTCTTGATGGAACTCGATCCGCCGTACTGTGACGTGATCGTCGACCGCTACCAACGATTCACCGGCAAACCAGCGATCTTGGAACGGACCGGCGAATCACCGATCCCCGTCGGCAAGCGTGAGGAGAATATGCGTTAG
- a CDS encoding type II toxin-antitoxin system death-on-curing family toxin, whose amino-acid sequence MVDGILFLEVDDVLESHAFQVQTYGGDDGLRDAGLLESAIAQPQASFGGDLLHVFPFEMAAAYLFHLVMNHPFVDDNKRVGLEAALIFLEINEVAIEATDEELVQIVLDTTSSKVTKQDIAKFFESHHVSTD is encoded by the coding sequence ATGGTTGATGGCATTCTATTCCTGGAGGTCGATGATGTTCTGGAGTCGCATGCGTTTCAGGTTCAAACGTACGGTGGTGATGATGGCCTGCGAGACGCGGGACTACTTGAGTCTGCAATCGCACAACCACAAGCTTCTTTCGGCGGCGACTTGCTTCATGTGTTTCCTTTCGAGATGGCTGCGGCTTACTTATTTCATTTGGTCATGAACCACCCATTCGTCGATGACAACAAACGAGTCGGACTGGAAGCTGCATTGATCTTCTTAGAAATCAACGAAGTTGCGATTGAAGCGACCGATGAAGAACTTGTGCAGATTGTGCTTGATACAACGTCGAGCAAAGTAACGAAGCAAGACATCGCCAAGTTCTTTGAATCACATCACGTTTCAACCGACTAA
- a CDS encoding AbrB/MazE/SpoVT family DNA-binding domain-containing protein gives MLFPGEAAWSRQYTCSKRKLVLRKLEECTLLCQRCTTAAVASVYPLSDWTLDASQWRNHNSDTLVDHIREGSMIKKLVKHGNSWAIVIDRPILDLLKIDPESQVELTTDGRTINIAPHCEADKKTSIRTARKAVNKKHSKAFKKLAE, from the coding sequence ATGTTGTTTCCCGGCGAAGCGGCCTGGTCGCGGCAGTATACATGCTCCAAACGAAAACTCGTACTCAGAAAGCTCGAGGAATGCACGCTCCTTTGCCAGCGGTGCACCACCGCTGCGGTGGCCAGCGTCTATCCGCTAAGCGATTGGACGCTTGACGCGAGCCAGTGGCGTAATCACAATAGTGATACATTGGTGGACCACATTCGCGAGGGCAGTATGATTAAAAAACTGGTGAAGCACGGTAATAGCTGGGCAATCGTAATTGATCGACCTATCTTAGATTTGCTGAAGATCGATCCAGAGTCTCAGGTCGAGCTGACAACAGACGGGCGAACGATCAACATTGCTCCCCACTGCGAGGCGGACAAGAAAACTAGCATCCGAACGGCTCGAAAAGCTGTCAACAAAAAGCACTCCAAGGCGTTCAAAAAGTTGGCCGAGTAA
- a CDS encoding amidoligase family protein: protein MESPVLRGYEGLQNVERAVDAIKARGAGVNEGCGLHITITWNGDAAALARLISLIGNHERAIYASTGTKRRERNTWAKQIKSFGNKDAAKRNCEADQLAFNTRDLAIFPFANRPSINPVISLSVARFKGILDL from the coding sequence ATAGAGTCGCCTGTCCTTCGCGGCTACGAAGGACTTCAAAACGTCGAGCGTGCGGTCGACGCGATCAAAGCACGCGGAGCCGGAGTCAACGAAGGCTGCGGCCTTCACATCACGATCACTTGGAACGGCGACGCGGCTGCTTTGGCTCGGCTGATAAGCCTGATCGGAAACCACGAACGAGCCATCTACGCTTCGACGGGAACCAAGCGACGCGAACGCAACACTTGGGCCAAGCAAATCAAAAGCTTCGGAAACAAGGACGCAGCCAAGCGAAACTGCGAAGCCGACCAGCTAGCATTCAACACACGCGATTTGGCAATCTTTCCGTTTGCGAATAGACCTTCGATCAATCCGGTTATTTCGCTCTCAGTCGCCCGCTTCAAGGGCATCCTTGATCTCTGA